In the genome of Magnolia sinica isolate HGM2019 chromosome 2, MsV1, whole genome shotgun sequence, one region contains:
- the LOC131237473 gene encoding dirigent protein 22-like has translation MAIIPPKSPSAPIILFLFFFVVAAAAKSDRSSPSILRPATGFGKEKISHINFYWHDTLSGPNPTTVLVASGSSANKSRTGFSTVFVIDDPLTVGPDPTSKLVGRAQGMYACASQEQIGLIMAMNFAFLDGKYNGSTVTVLGRNTVLSKVREMPVVGGSGLFRFARGYAQAQTYKFNLTSGDAIVKYNVFVMHY, from the coding sequence ATGGCCATAATTCCTCCCAAGTCCCCTTCTGCACCCAtcattctcttcctcttcttcttcgtcgTCGCCGCCGCCGCGAAATCTGACCGATCATCACCGTCCATCCTGCGACCCGCGACTGGATTCGGTAAGGAGAAAATCTCCCACATAAACTTTTACTGGCATGACACACTAAGTGGTCCCAATCCAACTACAGTCCTAGTTGCCAGTGGTTCATCGGCCAACAAATCGAGAACCGGGTTCAGTACAGTATTTGTGATCGACGATCCGTTAACGGTGGGCCCTGATCCGACGTCGAAGCTAGTGGGCAGAGCTCAGGGCATGTACGCTTGCGCATCACAGGAGCAGATTGGATTGATCATGGCGATGAACTTTGCATTCTTGGATGGGAAGTACAATGGGAGTACAGTTACAGTGCTCGGGAGGAACACTGTACTATCGAAGGTAAGGGAAATGCCAGTGGTGGGAGGGAGTGGGCTGTTTAGGTTCGCCAGGGGCTACGCCCAGGCTCAGACTTACAAGTTCAACCTTACAAGTGGAGATGCTATTGTGAAATATAATGTTTTTGTCATGCATTATTGA